gttacaatttattttttaacttccgGTGACCGTAAACAAACTGGAAATCCGTATTTTGTGACACGATGTACAGTTGAATCACcgaaataaatcaactttcatgtgtctgtggtgacaaaatgtggacttactttttgtttttgcttcaccTTGTACTGAAAAACATATTCAAGAAGCCATCAAGATTAGTTTGCTTTTTTCAGTTACAATTTTATTAATGTTGCACATTTTAAACATCCGGATATTTTATAATGTCACAATGAAAcagcaaataaatacaaagctTTCGACCAATAGtttagaataaaaatgtattgtccCGATCGCTGAGCTGCTGTGTAGCTTCTGATAAGGAGGAATCTGTCACAGTCTTAAAATGTAACAAAAGTGGTGATCGAGTTTTGATATAAAAAGCACAGTGACCAACTGATACAGCTTTGTGGAAGATACACAATATGTGCCGGTGTGGAAGTGAGACCATGTGACAGCTTTCAGAAGCGCACACGAACCCTCCACGAGTAGTTGGTCAGAACCTTGTCTTTTTTCTTCACCACGCAGGTGTAAGTACCCTCGTTGATGGCGTTGGCAACTATCGTAATGTGGTCGTCCTTCAGAGTGATGTAGTTGGGGTGAGAGAACTCCAACAGCTCGCCATCTTTGTACCAACTGGAAGGTGGGGAGGTCAGTCAGCTGGTGATGAACAATGAATGAAGTCTGAGCGAATACTCACGACACTTTGCCTTTCTTGGAGGCGATCTTCTTCCCACAGCGAAAGGTGAGCTTCTTTCCCTCCACGACAAGCTTGGTTTTGGTCCTGGGGGGCTTCGGAGTGGGAGCCACAGTAGCAAACGGGAATTCTGAGCACAGAGGAAAGGGTCTCCAACTTATGGTCAAAAGCGTATTGTTTTAACCGAAGCTAAGTTTCCTCTTCAGTCGCATCTGCTAGCAATTACTCACAACATCTTCCATCTGATATCACAACAATTGTGTGTTCATCTTTCCTGTAACAAAAATCCTGCTTGTGAGTCTTTCACCTCGAGCCATGTTCAGGAATTCCAGCGGTTTGGACCGCTTTGACAATGTTTCCATAATCAGCAATGAGGAACAGATTAGTGCGTCCAGAAAtcctcctgcttctctctctgctgtcaCTTGTTGGTGACAAAAATGTCTGAAAGCCACAGCGCTGCGGGGTGTTTAAGAGGAGCCACTTCTATAGACAGAGTCATATGTGCGGTCCCACTTCCTCACCAGAATAGTCACCCTCAACAATCCAACATCTTCCAGCACAGCTCAACTTGGCCAGACCTGTTGGCTCCTGATGctctgtgagtgagtgatttCCCCATTGTCTTACCATAGCAAAAGTCGCAGCTGGAGGGGCAGTGCTTTGCCATCAGCCCTCGCTTGCTCTCGCAGTAGCCTTTCCGGGCCCAAGCTGGACAGATAAATAAACGGTCCAAACATCCTGGGTGAGACAGACATGTGTCAGGCAgcagctttgaaaataaaagaacgattttagcaaaacatttttgaaaccaCTAAAATGATTTTGTCACTGGGCTTAGAGAACATGGGTCCAGAGAGGTCTCCTCCATCTGCAGGTTCCTCCCACTTGGATCACAGCGGTATTTATCGAATGCCAGAAACATCCCACACAACATTTTTGGAGCCTCAGTCAGATAAAGGGCTGGATTATTCTCCggatgtttaaaaagaaaagtgccGACACCACAGTTATTGAGAATCTTTGCTTATTCTATTTCACTGGGTCTCATTGAAATCTGTGCGATCCAAACAAATGTGTGCAGAAGGATGAGCTGCTGTTGCGTAAGTTCATTGAGTTCTTTTGATTCGACAGGGTGCAGCTGCGTCAGATGACTTACCGTAGAGACGTTGCAGACCCCACACCTCATCTTGGGTGATCCGCTTGCGTCCTGTCAGAGTTGCGTTCAGGTGCATGATTGCTTTGGGGTCCATGGAGTGCATGAGGCCGAGGGCGTGGCCGATTTCATGAGTTGCTACGTGGACCAGGTCTGTTAGCCAAACGCctacaaaacaaagtgattcgTGTCCGCACTGGTCGCCAAGATGTTTTGAAAGAGAGTTTTCTCATCTTGcaacagagattaaaaaaaaataaatcatatgtTCTTGGTCCAGGTTTTTATCTGCAGGCAAATGTCAAGTTTGGTCTCCATTTATTGATAAAGTTAAGTCTTTGAATTGGCCAAACAGTGCTACTCCTGAGCACCGACACAATGTAGCcatgtatataatatatgtgagggttctttattttttattttattactatcGGCATAATCATTTACTCATTTATTAtaattgtttaattatttttatttatttttttggtttatatacatatatttctgattcatgtattcatttaattttgttttttatgcttggcCCAGGAATGGTCGGAAGAATGGACGCGGTGGGAGGCGAGTTCTTGTTTTGTATGATTGTATTGTACTCTTTATCTGTTGTTGCTGtctctaaaaatgaaaaattaagataaagtttgaaaaaaaatgtcagaactTCAATCATGGTAGTAAAAACTGTACTTTTAAAAGTCTTGCCAATAGTCCATTAAACTTGAGCCTCAATAGTCTACGCTTTAACAAAACATCATCTCTGAATGTGACAGAAATAAGAGACTGAAGATATCGACTTGTTACCTTTCTTCCAGCTAAAGCGCATGTTTCCTAGAATCCAGTACTCGTCGTCATCAAAGTGGATCTCGCCTGTGGGTGGGAAAAAGGCGTGAGCCAGTTCTCCTGTTATTCCGTCGAAGCAGTGGTGCAGGTAGGACTGCATACAGTCGGTGTGGTTGACAGGATAGAAGCCTGAAACACAGAGAGATTTTCCTCTTTATTCCCTGGTCTTTTAAAAGTCTTCGGGTGGGCATCCCACGACTTCTAAAATCCTTGATTTTGCTTGACCCCATTGACCTCTGACTATCCCTCTCCTGTTACTTTTAAAACTACAGGTCCGATCTGTACCCCGATGTCTTCAAGTCCTCTTGATCTAACCTGTGGAAGTCTTGGATGAAAACAATGCAGCTCTGTTTTCCTACACTCCCCTCTGTCACAGGGAGTTGATGTTGGAATTTGAAAACATATCTCCTCTTCTAGGAATCAAGCTGAATATAAGCTGGGTAAAGTAGTGGCGGTTTCCCGCTTCAAAGGTTTGGAGGACGCTTTCAGAGAGGACAGCAGAGCGAGTCTCACTGCTCCTCTGTCGACTCAGCCACACGTGAGCTACTGACCGATCTTGATGTCGGCCTCCTGGTCTGCTGGCACCTCTCTGAAGCTGAACGGCGAGACGTCGCTCCACATGCTGAAGGCTTTGGCAATACCTTTCCGGGTGTCGCTGGCGTTGATCAAGTTTGTCGGATAGGAAAGGAGCCTGTTTGCGGACAGAACCAATAAAACCAAAAGCCTTTAATCGGTAGCTCAACGTGACTAAAAGAAAAATACTTGTATGTCAGCTTGAATTTGTCCCATTTGAGCATCTCCGGTGTGAGGGTGTAGCGTTTGTTCCTGGAGAGGTGAAGGACTTGCGAACGCGCTTCTTTGCGGATCCCGACGAGCAACACAGTGGTGTAAGCTTCTTCCTTGGACAAAGAGAAACTTTAAATTaagacaaacagaaacagcaaaGTCCATCCGTGTGTGTGCTCAAACCAGAGTGAAGCAGCTGTGGGGCCCTTTACTCCAGTTGTTACAGAGCGTCTGCTGTTTCATTATTCCTCAAGTGAGTGCAACAGATCACATTTTAAG
This portion of the Synchiropus splendidus isolate RoL2022-P1 chromosome 18, RoL_Sspl_1.0, whole genome shotgun sequence genome encodes:
- the mmp23ba gene encoding matrix metalloproteinase-23 isoform X1; the protein is MVHLPDPGSSRDFASLFAAALLILLAAGTQPSTAFPSWRSEEEAYTTVLLVGIRKEARSQVLHLSRNKRYTLTPEMLKWDKFKLTYKLLSYPTNLINASDTRKGIAKAFSMWSDVSPFSFREVPADQEADIKIGFYPVNHTDCMQSYLHHCFDGITGELAHAFFPPTGEIHFDDDEYWILGNMRFSWKKGVWLTDLVHVATHEIGHALGLMHSMDPKAIMHLNATLTGRKRITQDEVWGLQRLYGCLDRLFICPAWARKGYCESKRGLMAKHCPSSCDFCYEFPFATVAPTPKPPRTKTKLVVEGKKLTFRCGKKIASKKGKVSWYKDGELLEFSHPNYITLKDDHITIVANAINEGTYTCVVKKKDKVLTNYSWRVRVRF
- the mmp23ba gene encoding matrix metalloproteinase-23 isoform X2 → MVHLPDPGSSRDFASLFAAALLILLAAGTQPSTAFPSWRSEEEAYTTVLLVGIRKEARSQVLHLSRNKRYTLTPEMLKWDKFKLTYKLLSYPTNLINASDTRKGIAKAFSMWSDVSPFSFREVPADQEADIKIGFYPVNHTDCMQSYLHHCFDGITGELAHAFFPPTGEIHFDDDEYWILGNMRFSWKKGVWLTDLVHVATHEIGHALGLMHSMDPKAIMHLNATLTGRKRITQDEVWGLQRLYAWARKGYCESKRGLMAKHCPSSCDFCYEFPFATVAPTPKPPRTKTKLVVEGKKLTFRCGKKIASKKGKVSWYKDGELLEFSHPNYITLKDDHITIVANAINEGTYTCVVKKKDKVLTNYSWRVRVRF
- the mmp23ba gene encoding matrix metalloproteinase-23 isoform X3, which codes for MLKWDKFKLTYKLLSYPTNLINASDTRKGIAKAFSMWSDVSPFSFREVPADQEADIKIGFYPVNHTDCMQSYLHHCFDGITGELAHAFFPPTGEIHFDDDEYWILGNMRFSWKKGVWLTDLVHVATHEIGHALGLMHSMDPKAIMHLNATLTGRKRITQDEVWGLQRLYGCLDRLFICPAWARKGYCESKRGLMAKHCPSSCDFCYEFPFATVAPTPKPPRTKTKLVVEGKKLTFRCGKKIASKKGKVSWYKDGELLEFSHPNYITLKDDHITIVANAINEGTYTCVVKKKDKVLTNYSWRVRVRF